Proteins encoded within one genomic window of Macaca fascicularis isolate 582-1 chromosome 16, T2T-MFA8v1.1:
- the WNK4 gene encoding serine/threonine-protein kinase WNK4 isoform X12 has product MLAPPATEATVPMSQTEADLALRPPPPLATAGQPRLGPPPRRARRFSGKAEPRPRSSRVSRRSSVDLGLLSSWSLPPSPAPEPPDPPDSSGPGPARSPPPSSKETSEGTWTKGAPVKAAEDSARPKLPDSAVDPGSREPLRVPEAVALERRREQEEKEDMETQAVATSPDGRYLKFDIEIGRGSFKTVYRGLDTDTTVEVAWCELQTRKLSRAERQRFSEEVEMLKGLQHPNIVRFYDSWKSVLRGQVCIVLVTELMTSGTLKTYLRRFREMKPRVLQRWSRQILRGLHFLHSRVPPILHRDLKCDNVFITGPTGSVKIGDLGLATLKRASFAKSVIGTPEFMAPEMYEEKYDEAVDVYAFGMCMLEMATSEYPYSECQNAAQIYRKVTSGRKPNSFYKVKIPEVKEIIEGCIRTDKNERFTIQDLLAHAFFREERGVHVELAEEDDGEKPGLKLWLRMEDARRGGRPRDNQAIEFLFQLGRDAAEEVAQEMVALGLVCEADYQPVARAVRERVAAIQRKREKLRKARELEALPPEPGPPPATVPMAPGPPSAFPPEPEEPEADQHQPFLFRHASYSSTTSDCETDGYLSSSGFLDASDPALQPPGGVPSSPAESHLCLPSAFALSIPRSGPGSDFSPGDSYASDAASGLSDVGEGMGQMRRPPGRNLRRRPRSRLRVTSVSDQNDRVVECQLQTHNSKMVTFRFDLDGDSPEEIAAAMVYNEFILPSERDGFLRRIREIIQRVETLLKRDTGPMEAAEDTLSPQEEPAPLPALPIPLPDPSNELQSSNSLEHRSWAAFSTSSSPGTPLSPGNPFSPGTPIFPGPIFPIASPPCHPSPSPFSPISSQVSSNPSPHPTSSPLPFSSSTPEFPVPLSQFPRSSLPMTSPPTFSPTCSQVTLSPPFFPPCPSTPSLPSTTAAPLLSLASAFSLAVMTVAQSLLSPSPGLLSQSPPAPPSPLPSLPLPPPLAPGGQESPSPHTAEVENEASPPPARPLPGEARLAPISEEGKPQLVGRFQVTSSKEPAEPLPLQPTSPTLSGSPKPSTPQLTSESSDTEDSAGAGPETREALAESDRAAEGLGAGVEEEGDDGKEPPVGGSPPPLSHPSPVWMNYSYNSLCLSSEESESSGEDEEFWAELQSLRQKHLSEVETLQTLQKKEIEDLYSRLGKQPPPGIVAPAAMLSSRQRRLSKGSFPTSRRNSLQRSEPPGPGIMRRNSLSGSSTGSQEQR; this is encoded by the exons ATGTTGGCACCCCCGGCCACGGAGGCCACCGTCCCCATGTCCCAGACTGAGGCCGACCTGGCGCTGCGGCCCCCGCCGCCTCTTGCCACCGCGGGGCAGCCCCGCCTCGGGCCCCCTCCTCGCCGAGCGCGCCGCTTCTCCGGGAAGGCTGAGCCTCGGCCGCGCTCTTCTCGTGTCAGCCGCCGTAGCTCAGTCGACTTGGGGCTGCTGAGCTCTTGGTCCCTGCCACCCTCACCCGCTCCGGAACCCCCCGATCCTCCGGACTCCTCTGGTCCTGGCCCCGCAAGGAGCCCACCGCCTAGCTCCAAAGAAACCTCCGAGGGCACGTGGACCAAGGGAGCCCCTGTGAAGGCTGCAGAAGACTCCGCGCGTCCCAAGCTTCCGGACTCTGCAGTGGACCCGGGGTCCAGGGAGCCGCTGAGGGTCCCTGAAGCTGTGGCCCTAGAGCGGCGGCGGgagcaggaagaaaaggaggacaTGGAGACCCAGGCTGTGGCAACGTCCCCCGATGGCCGATACCTCAAGTTTGACATCGAGATTGGACGTGGCTCCTTCAAGACGGTGTATCGAGGGCTAGACACCGACACCACAGTGGAGGTGGCCTGGTGTGAGCTGCAG ACTCGGAAACTATCTAGAGCTGAGCGGCAGCGCTTCTCAGAGGAGGTGGAGATGCTCAAGGGGCTGCAGCACCCCAACATCGTCCGCTTCTACGATTCGTGGAAGTCAGTGCTGAGGGGCCAGGTTTGCATCGTGTTGGTCACCGAACTCATGACCTCGGGCACACTTAAGAC GTACCTGAGGCGGTTCCGGGAGATGAAGCCGCGAGTCCTTCAGCGCTGGAGCCGCCAAATCCTGCGGGGACTTCATTTCCTACACTCCCGGGTTCCTCCCATCCTGCACCGGGATCTCAAGTGCGACAATGTCTTTATCACGGGCCCTACTGGCTCCGTCAAAATCGGGGACCTGGGCCTGGCCACGCTCAAGCGCGCCTCCTTTGCCAAGAGTGTCATCG GGACCCCGGAATTCATGGCCCCCGAGATGTACGAGGAAAAGTACGATGAGGCCGTGGACGTGTACGCGTTCGGCATGTGCATGCTGGAGATGGCCACCTCTGAGTACCCGTACTCCGAGTGCCAGAATGCCGCGCAAATCTACCGCAAGGTCACTTCG GGCAGAAAGCCGAACAGCTTCTACAAGGTGAAGATACCCGAGGTGAAGGAGATCATTGAAGGCTGCATCCGCACGGATAAGAACGAGAG GTTCACCATCCAGGACCTCCTGGCCCACGCCTTCTTCCGCGAGGAGCGCGGTGTGCATGTGGAACTAGCGGAGGAGGACGACGGCGAGAAGCCGGGCCTCAAGCTCTGGTTGCGCATGGAGGACGCGCGGCGTGGGGGGCGCCCACGGGACAACCAGGCTATCGAGTTCCTGTTCCAACTGGGCCGGGACGCGGCCGAGGAGGTGGCACAGGAGATG GTAGCTCTGGGCTTGGTCTGTGAAGCCGATTACCAGCCAGTGGCCCGTGCAGTACGTGAACGGGTTGCCGCCATCCAGCGAAAGCGTGAGAAGCTGCGTAAAGCAAGGGAATTGGAGGCACTCCCACCAGAGCCAGGACCTCCACCAGCAACTGTGCCCATGGCTCCCGGTCCCCCCAGTGCTTTCCCCCCTGAACCTGAGGAGCCAGAGGCAGACCAGCACCAGCCCTTCCTTTTCCGCCACGCCAGCTACTCATCTACCACCT CGGATTGCGAGACTGATGGCTACCTCAGCTCCTCCGGCTTCCTGGATGCCTCAGACCCTGCCCTTCAGCCCCCTGGGGGGGTGCCATCTAGCCCAGCTGAGTCCCATCTCTGCCTGCCCTCG GCTTTTGCCCTATCCATTCCACGTTCTGGCCCTGGAAGTGACTTTTCCCCTGGGGACAG CTATGCCTCAGATGCAGCTTCAGGCCTTAGCGATGTGGGAGAAGGGATGGGACAAATGAGGAGACCCCCAGGGAGGAATCTCCGGCGCAGACCCCGATCCCGGCTGCGGGTCACTAGT GTCTCAGACCAGAATGACAGAGTGGTTGAGTGCCAGCTACAGACCCATAACAGCAAGATGGTGACCTTCCGATTTGATCTGGATGGGGACAGCCCGGAAGAGATTGCAGCTGCCATG GTGTATAACGAGTTCATTCTGCCCTCGGAGCGAGATGGATTTCTCAGACGGATTCGGGAGATTATCCAGCGAGTGGAGACCCTGTTGAAGAGAGACACTGGCCCCATGGAGGCTGCTGAAGACACCCTAAGCCCCCAG GAGGAGCCAGCACCATTACCTGCCCTGCCCATCCCTCTCCCAGACCCATCCAATG AGCTCCAGAGCAGCAACTCCCTGGAGCACAGGAGCTGGGCAGCCTTCTCCACCTCATCTTCTCCTGGAACTCCTTTGTCTCCTGGAAACCCATTTTCCCCTGGAACCCCCATTTTCCCAGGTCCCATCTTCCCCATCGCTTCTCCCCCATGTCATCCTAGCCCTTCCCCATTCTCCCCCATTTCTTCCCAGGTCTCCTCAAATCCCTCTCCACACCCCACCAGCTCTCCACTTCCATTCTCCTCCAGCACACCTGAGTTTCCAGTCCCACTCTCTCAGTTTCCCCGGAGTTCTCTCCCCATGACTTCTCCACCTACATTCTCTCCCACTTGTTCTCAGGTCACTCTTAGTCCCCCTTTCTTTCCTCCATGCCCCTccactccttccctcccctccaccacagcagcccctctcctctctctggctAGTGCATTCTCACTGGCTGTGATGACTGTGGCCCAGTCCCTGCTGTCCCCCTCGCCCGGGCTCCTTTCCCAATCTCCTCCAGCCCCTCCTAGTCCCCTCCCTAGCCTGCCGCTTCCCCCTCCCCTTGCTCCTGGTGGCCAGGAGAGTCCTTCACCCCACACAGCTGAGGTGGAGAATGAG GCCTCGCCACCTCCTGCTCGGCCTCTCCCAGGGGAAGCCAGGCTGGCGCCCATCTCTGAAG AGGGAAAGCCGCAGCTTGTTGGGCGTTTCCAAGTGACTTCATCCAAGGAACCAGCTGAGCCTCTTCCCCTGCAGCCAACATCCCCCACTCTCTCCGGTTCTCCGAAACCTTCAACCCCTCAGCTTACTTCAGAGAGCTCAGACACAGAGGACAGTGCTGGAGCCGGGCCAGAGACCAGGGAAGCTCTGGCTGAGAGCGACCGTGCAGCTGAGGGTCTGGGGGCTGGAGTTGAGGAGGAAGGAGATGATGGGAAGGAACCCCCAGTTGGGGGCAGCCCCCCACCCCTGAGCCATCCCAGCCCAGTGTGGATGAACTACTCCTACAACAGCCTGTGTCTGAGCAGCGAGGAGTCAGAAAGCAGTGGGGAAGATGAGGAGTTCTGGGCTGAGCTGCAGAGTCTTCGGCAGAA GCACTTGTCAGAGGTGGAAACACTACAGAcactacagaaaaaagaaattgaagatttGTACAGCCGGCTGGGGAAGCAGCCCCCACCGGGTATTGTGGCCCCAGCTGCTATGCTGTCCAGCCGCCAGCGCCGCCTCTCCAAGGGCAGCTTCCCCACCTCCCGCCGCAACAGCCTACAGCGCTCTGAGCCCCCAGGCCCTG GCATCATGCGAAGGAACTCCCTGAGTGGCAGCAGCACCGGCTCCCAGGAGCAGCGG tGA
- the WNK4 gene encoding serine/threonine-protein kinase WNK4 isoform X13: protein MLKGLQHPNIVRFYDSWKSVLRGQVCIVLVTELMTSGTLKTYLRRFREMKPRVLQRWSRQILRGLHFLHSRVPPILHRDLKCDNVFITGPTGSVKIGDLGLATLKRASFAKSVIGTPEFMAPEMYEEKYDEAVDVYAFGMCMLEMATSEYPYSECQNAAQIYRKVTSGRKPNSFYKVKIPEVKEIIEGCIRTDKNERFTIQDLLAHAFFREERGVHVELAEEDDGEKPGLKLWLRMEDARRGGRPRDNQAIEFLFQLGRDAAEEVAQEMVALGLVCEADYQPVARAVRERVAAIQRKREKLRKARELEALPPEPGPPPATVPMAPGPPSAFPPEPEEPEADQHQPFLFRHASYSSTTSDCETDGYLSSSGFLDASDPALQPPGGVPSSPAESHLCLPSAFALSIPRSGPGSDFSPGDSYASDAASGLSDVGEGMGQMRRPPGRNLRRRPRSRLRVTSVSDQNDRVVECQLQTHNSKMVTFRFDLDGDSPEEIAAAMVYNEFILPSERDGFLRRIREIIQRVETLLKRDTGPMEAAEDTLSPQEEPAPLPALPIPLPDPSNAELQSSNSLEHRSWAAFSTSSSPGTPLSPGNPFSPGTPIFPGPIFPIASPPCHPSPSPFSPISSQVSSNPSPHPTSSPLPFSSSTPEFPVPLSQFPRSSLPMTSPPTFSPTCSQVTLSPPFFPPCPSTPSLPSTTAAPLLSLASAFSLAVMTVAQSLLSPSPGLLSQSPPAPPSPLPSLPLPPPLAPGGQESPSPHTAEVENEASPPPARPLPGEARLAPISEEGKPQLVGRFQVTSSKEPAEPLPLQPTSPTLSGSPKPSTPQLTSESSDTEDSAGAGPETREALAESDRAAEGLGAGVEEEGDDGKEPPVGGSPPPLSHPSPVWMNYSYNSLCLSSEESESSGEDEEFWAELQSLRQKHLSEVETLQTLQKKEIEDLYSRLGKQPPPGIVAPAAMLSSRQRRLSKGSFPTSRRNSLQRSEPPGPGIMRRNSLSGSSTGSQEQRASKGVTFAGDVGRMVRAGPREGEPRESGNGTWLQLRHPPTLEVSSSLFLFPPVNSEQKPCISPTPGPTMELVFSESDAFLTNTTEQGRSQH, encoded by the exons ATGCTCAAGGGGCTGCAGCACCCCAACATCGTCCGCTTCTACGATTCGTGGAAGTCAGTGCTGAGGGGCCAGGTTTGCATCGTGTTGGTCACCGAACTCATGACCTCGGGCACACTTAAGAC GTACCTGAGGCGGTTCCGGGAGATGAAGCCGCGAGTCCTTCAGCGCTGGAGCCGCCAAATCCTGCGGGGACTTCATTTCCTACACTCCCGGGTTCCTCCCATCCTGCACCGGGATCTCAAGTGCGACAATGTCTTTATCACGGGCCCTACTGGCTCCGTCAAAATCGGGGACCTGGGCCTGGCCACGCTCAAGCGCGCCTCCTTTGCCAAGAGTGTCATCG GGACCCCGGAATTCATGGCCCCCGAGATGTACGAGGAAAAGTACGATGAGGCCGTGGACGTGTACGCGTTCGGCATGTGCATGCTGGAGATGGCCACCTCTGAGTACCCGTACTCCGAGTGCCAGAATGCCGCGCAAATCTACCGCAAGGTCACTTCG GGCAGAAAGCCGAACAGCTTCTACAAGGTGAAGATACCCGAGGTGAAGGAGATCATTGAAGGCTGCATCCGCACGGATAAGAACGAGAG GTTCACCATCCAGGACCTCCTGGCCCACGCCTTCTTCCGCGAGGAGCGCGGTGTGCATGTGGAACTAGCGGAGGAGGACGACGGCGAGAAGCCGGGCCTCAAGCTCTGGTTGCGCATGGAGGACGCGCGGCGTGGGGGGCGCCCACGGGACAACCAGGCTATCGAGTTCCTGTTCCAACTGGGCCGGGACGCGGCCGAGGAGGTGGCACAGGAGATG GTAGCTCTGGGCTTGGTCTGTGAAGCCGATTACCAGCCAGTGGCCCGTGCAGTACGTGAACGGGTTGCCGCCATCCAGCGAAAGCGTGAGAAGCTGCGTAAAGCAAGGGAATTGGAGGCACTCCCACCAGAGCCAGGACCTCCACCAGCAACTGTGCCCATGGCTCCCGGTCCCCCCAGTGCTTTCCCCCCTGAACCTGAGGAGCCAGAGGCAGACCAGCACCAGCCCTTCCTTTTCCGCCACGCCAGCTACTCATCTACCACCT CGGATTGCGAGACTGATGGCTACCTCAGCTCCTCCGGCTTCCTGGATGCCTCAGACCCTGCCCTTCAGCCCCCTGGGGGGGTGCCATCTAGCCCAGCTGAGTCCCATCTCTGCCTGCCCTCG GCTTTTGCCCTATCCATTCCACGTTCTGGCCCTGGAAGTGACTTTTCCCCTGGGGACAG CTATGCCTCAGATGCAGCTTCAGGCCTTAGCGATGTGGGAGAAGGGATGGGACAAATGAGGAGACCCCCAGGGAGGAATCTCCGGCGCAGACCCCGATCCCGGCTGCGGGTCACTAGT GTCTCAGACCAGAATGACAGAGTGGTTGAGTGCCAGCTACAGACCCATAACAGCAAGATGGTGACCTTCCGATTTGATCTGGATGGGGACAGCCCGGAAGAGATTGCAGCTGCCATG GTGTATAACGAGTTCATTCTGCCCTCGGAGCGAGATGGATTTCTCAGACGGATTCGGGAGATTATCCAGCGAGTGGAGACCCTGTTGAAGAGAGACACTGGCCCCATGGAGGCTGCTGAAGACACCCTAAGCCCCCAG GAGGAGCCAGCACCATTACCTGCCCTGCCCATCCCTCTCCCAGACCCATCCAATG CAGAGCTCCAGAGCAGCAACTCCCTGGAGCACAGGAGCTGGGCAGCCTTCTCCACCTCATCTTCTCCTGGAACTCCTTTGTCTCCTGGAAACCCATTTTCCCCTGGAACCCCCATTTTCCCAGGTCCCATCTTCCCCATCGCTTCTCCCCCATGTCATCCTAGCCCTTCCCCATTCTCCCCCATTTCTTCCCAGGTCTCCTCAAATCCCTCTCCACACCCCACCAGCTCTCCACTTCCATTCTCCTCCAGCACACCTGAGTTTCCAGTCCCACTCTCTCAGTTTCCCCGGAGTTCTCTCCCCATGACTTCTCCACCTACATTCTCTCCCACTTGTTCTCAGGTCACTCTTAGTCCCCCTTTCTTTCCTCCATGCCCCTccactccttccctcccctccaccacagcagcccctctcctctctctggctAGTGCATTCTCACTGGCTGTGATGACTGTGGCCCAGTCCCTGCTGTCCCCCTCGCCCGGGCTCCTTTCCCAATCTCCTCCAGCCCCTCCTAGTCCCCTCCCTAGCCTGCCGCTTCCCCCTCCCCTTGCTCCTGGTGGCCAGGAGAGTCCTTCACCCCACACAGCTGAGGTGGAGAATGAG GCCTCGCCACCTCCTGCTCGGCCTCTCCCAGGGGAAGCCAGGCTGGCGCCCATCTCTGAAG AGGGAAAGCCGCAGCTTGTTGGGCGTTTCCAAGTGACTTCATCCAAGGAACCAGCTGAGCCTCTTCCCCTGCAGCCAACATCCCCCACTCTCTCCGGTTCTCCGAAACCTTCAACCCCTCAGCTTACTTCAGAGAGCTCAGACACAGAGGACAGTGCTGGAGCCGGGCCAGAGACCAGGGAAGCTCTGGCTGAGAGCGACCGTGCAGCTGAGGGTCTGGGGGCTGGAGTTGAGGAGGAAGGAGATGATGGGAAGGAACCCCCAGTTGGGGGCAGCCCCCCACCCCTGAGCCATCCCAGCCCAGTGTGGATGAACTACTCCTACAACAGCCTGTGTCTGAGCAGCGAGGAGTCAGAAAGCAGTGGGGAAGATGAGGAGTTCTGGGCTGAGCTGCAGAGTCTTCGGCAGAA GCACTTGTCAGAGGTGGAAACACTACAGAcactacagaaaaaagaaattgaagatttGTACAGCCGGCTGGGGAAGCAGCCCCCACCGGGTATTGTGGCCCCAGCTGCTATGCTGTCCAGCCGCCAGCGCCGCCTCTCCAAGGGCAGCTTCCCCACCTCCCGCCGCAACAGCCTACAGCGCTCTGAGCCCCCAGGCCCTG GCATCATGCGAAGGAACTCCCTGAGTGGCAGCAGCACCGGCTCCCAGGAGCAGCGGGCAAGCAAGGGGGTGACATTCGCCGGGGATGTTGGCAGGATGGTGAGGGCGGGCCCAAGGGAGGGGGAGCCCAGGGAATCAGGGAATGGTACCTGGCTGCAGCTtcgccatcctcccaccttggaggTTTCttcatcactttttcttttccctccagtGAATTCAGAACAGAAGCCATGTATCTCCCCCACACCAGGGCCCACCATGGAGCTTGTGTTCTCAGAATCTGATGCTTTTCTGACCAACACAACTGAGCAAGGAAGATCCCAGCACTGA
- the WNK4 gene encoding serine/threonine-protein kinase WNK4 isoform X19 — protein MKPRVLQRWSRQILRGLHFLHSRVPPILHRDLKCDNVFITGPTGSVKIGDLGLATLKRASFAKSVIGTPEFMAPEMYEEKYDEAVDVYAFGMCMLEMATSEYPYSECQNAAQIYRKVTSGRKPNSFYKVKIPEVKEIIEGCIRTDKNERFTIQDLLAHAFFREERGVHVELAEEDDGEKPGLKLWLRMEDARRGGRPRDNQAIEFLFQLGRDAAEEVAQEMVALGLVCEADYQPVARAVRERVAAIQRKREKLRKARELEALPPEPGPPPATVPMAPGPPSAFPPEPEEPEADQHQPFLFRHASYSSTTSDCETDGYLSSSGFLDASDPALQPPGGVPSSPAESHLCLPSAFALSIPRSGPGSDFSPGDSYASDAASGLSDVGEGMGQMRRPPGRNLRRRPRSRLRVTSVSDQNDRVVECQLQTHNSKMVTFRFDLDGDSPEEIAAAMVYNEFILPSERDGFLRRIREIIQRVETLLKRDTGPMEAAEDTLSPQEEPAPLPALPIPLPDPSNELQSSNSLEHRSWAAFSTSSSPGTPLSPGNPFSPGTPIFPGPIFPIASPPCHPSPSPFSPISSQVSSNPSPHPTSSPLPFSSSTPEFPVPLSQFPRSSLPMTSPPTFSPTCSQVTLSPPFFPPCPSTPSLPSTTAAPLLSLASAFSLAVMTVAQSLLSPSPGLLSQSPPAPPSPLPSLPLPPPLAPGGQESPSPHTAEVENEASPPPARPLPGEARLAPISEEGKPQLVGRFQVTSSKEPAEPLPLQPTSPTLSGSPKPSTPQLTSESSDTEDSAGAGPETREALAESDRAAEGLGAGVEEEGDDGKEPPVGGSPPPLSHPSPVWMNYSYNSLCLSSEESESSGEDEEFWAELQSLRQKHLSEVETLQTLQKKEIEDLYSRLGKQPPPGIVAPAAMLSSRQRRLSKGSFPTSRRNSLQRSEPPGPGIMRRNSLSGSSTGSQEQRASKGVTFAGDVGRM, from the exons ATGAAGCCGCGAGTCCTTCAGCGCTGGAGCCGCCAAATCCTGCGGGGACTTCATTTCCTACACTCCCGGGTTCCTCCCATCCTGCACCGGGATCTCAAGTGCGACAATGTCTTTATCACGGGCCCTACTGGCTCCGTCAAAATCGGGGACCTGGGCCTGGCCACGCTCAAGCGCGCCTCCTTTGCCAAGAGTGTCATCG GGACCCCGGAATTCATGGCCCCCGAGATGTACGAGGAAAAGTACGATGAGGCCGTGGACGTGTACGCGTTCGGCATGTGCATGCTGGAGATGGCCACCTCTGAGTACCCGTACTCCGAGTGCCAGAATGCCGCGCAAATCTACCGCAAGGTCACTTCG GGCAGAAAGCCGAACAGCTTCTACAAGGTGAAGATACCCGAGGTGAAGGAGATCATTGAAGGCTGCATCCGCACGGATAAGAACGAGAG GTTCACCATCCAGGACCTCCTGGCCCACGCCTTCTTCCGCGAGGAGCGCGGTGTGCATGTGGAACTAGCGGAGGAGGACGACGGCGAGAAGCCGGGCCTCAAGCTCTGGTTGCGCATGGAGGACGCGCGGCGTGGGGGGCGCCCACGGGACAACCAGGCTATCGAGTTCCTGTTCCAACTGGGCCGGGACGCGGCCGAGGAGGTGGCACAGGAGATG GTAGCTCTGGGCTTGGTCTGTGAAGCCGATTACCAGCCAGTGGCCCGTGCAGTACGTGAACGGGTTGCCGCCATCCAGCGAAAGCGTGAGAAGCTGCGTAAAGCAAGGGAATTGGAGGCACTCCCACCAGAGCCAGGACCTCCACCAGCAACTGTGCCCATGGCTCCCGGTCCCCCCAGTGCTTTCCCCCCTGAACCTGAGGAGCCAGAGGCAGACCAGCACCAGCCCTTCCTTTTCCGCCACGCCAGCTACTCATCTACCACCT CGGATTGCGAGACTGATGGCTACCTCAGCTCCTCCGGCTTCCTGGATGCCTCAGACCCTGCCCTTCAGCCCCCTGGGGGGGTGCCATCTAGCCCAGCTGAGTCCCATCTCTGCCTGCCCTCG GCTTTTGCCCTATCCATTCCACGTTCTGGCCCTGGAAGTGACTTTTCCCCTGGGGACAG CTATGCCTCAGATGCAGCTTCAGGCCTTAGCGATGTGGGAGAAGGGATGGGACAAATGAGGAGACCCCCAGGGAGGAATCTCCGGCGCAGACCCCGATCCCGGCTGCGGGTCACTAGT GTCTCAGACCAGAATGACAGAGTGGTTGAGTGCCAGCTACAGACCCATAACAGCAAGATGGTGACCTTCCGATTTGATCTGGATGGGGACAGCCCGGAAGAGATTGCAGCTGCCATG GTGTATAACGAGTTCATTCTGCCCTCGGAGCGAGATGGATTTCTCAGACGGATTCGGGAGATTATCCAGCGAGTGGAGACCCTGTTGAAGAGAGACACTGGCCCCATGGAGGCTGCTGAAGACACCCTAAGCCCCCAG GAGGAGCCAGCACCATTACCTGCCCTGCCCATCCCTCTCCCAGACCCATCCAATG AGCTCCAGAGCAGCAACTCCCTGGAGCACAGGAGCTGGGCAGCCTTCTCCACCTCATCTTCTCCTGGAACTCCTTTGTCTCCTGGAAACCCATTTTCCCCTGGAACCCCCATTTTCCCAGGTCCCATCTTCCCCATCGCTTCTCCCCCATGTCATCCTAGCCCTTCCCCATTCTCCCCCATTTCTTCCCAGGTCTCCTCAAATCCCTCTCCACACCCCACCAGCTCTCCACTTCCATTCTCCTCCAGCACACCTGAGTTTCCAGTCCCACTCTCTCAGTTTCCCCGGAGTTCTCTCCCCATGACTTCTCCACCTACATTCTCTCCCACTTGTTCTCAGGTCACTCTTAGTCCCCCTTTCTTTCCTCCATGCCCCTccactccttccctcccctccaccacagcagcccctctcctctctctggctAGTGCATTCTCACTGGCTGTGATGACTGTGGCCCAGTCCCTGCTGTCCCCCTCGCCCGGGCTCCTTTCCCAATCTCCTCCAGCCCCTCCTAGTCCCCTCCCTAGCCTGCCGCTTCCCCCTCCCCTTGCTCCTGGTGGCCAGGAGAGTCCTTCACCCCACACAGCTGAGGTGGAGAATGAG GCCTCGCCACCTCCTGCTCGGCCTCTCCCAGGGGAAGCCAGGCTGGCGCCCATCTCTGAAG AGGGAAAGCCGCAGCTTGTTGGGCGTTTCCAAGTGACTTCATCCAAGGAACCAGCTGAGCCTCTTCCCCTGCAGCCAACATCCCCCACTCTCTCCGGTTCTCCGAAACCTTCAACCCCTCAGCTTACTTCAGAGAGCTCAGACACAGAGGACAGTGCTGGAGCCGGGCCAGAGACCAGGGAAGCTCTGGCTGAGAGCGACCGTGCAGCTGAGGGTCTGGGGGCTGGAGTTGAGGAGGAAGGAGATGATGGGAAGGAACCCCCAGTTGGGGGCAGCCCCCCACCCCTGAGCCATCCCAGCCCAGTGTGGATGAACTACTCCTACAACAGCCTGTGTCTGAGCAGCGAGGAGTCAGAAAGCAGTGGGGAAGATGAGGAGTTCTGGGCTGAGCTGCAGAGTCTTCGGCAGAA GCACTTGTCAGAGGTGGAAACACTACAGAcactacagaaaaaagaaattgaagatttGTACAGCCGGCTGGGGAAGCAGCCCCCACCGGGTATTGTGGCCCCAGCTGCTATGCTGTCCAGCCGCCAGCGCCGCCTCTCCAAGGGCAGCTTCCCCACCTCCCGCCGCAACAGCCTACAGCGCTCTGAGCCCCCAGGCCCTG GCATCATGCGAAGGAACTCCCTGAGTGGCAGCAGCACCGGCTCCCAGGAGCAGCGGGCAAGCAAGGGGGTGACATTCGCCGGGGATGTTGGCAGGATG tGA